The Lycium ferocissimum isolate CSIRO_LF1 chromosome 8, AGI_CSIRO_Lferr_CH_V1, whole genome shotgun sequence DNA segment TGGAATAGACCATAATATTAAGGTAttcttttaattcaaataataatATCTTAATAAGTACCAAATAAAAGCCACACTCCCACATTTTCTCGTCAACCAACTAGCTTTAGACGTGGCACTATTTTCCATGGTAGATACAGTCTTATGGTAGGGGGCGGTGCTTGATTTTGACTAAATTTTATATAGAGAAAACTATATACTATAACGTATCAGACTTAACTTTTCATCTGATAGCTTCCCCCCTTCCTTTTTTTATCACAAATTAAAAGTGGGCAAACGAAAAATATGACATTCGACTAAAACATACTGTATAAACAAAAAGTTTGTGTttgcttacatatatatatatatatatattttaattaaaactttGTATTAAATCTTATATGAGCTTGACGTAAATGGCTAAAATATCATCTGTTTTATATAACAAAATTAAGCTATCATTGAGCTTAACTTTTCATCTAATAGCTTGCCCCCTTCCGTCATCACAAAGATAgttaaaaagtaaacaaaaagACAGAACACTGCACATTGCAAAAAGGATGTAgactaattttaattaaaactttGTATTCTAATCTTTCAGTTTAGTCGatttttaaacttaaaatatgtaaaatataccaaaacttaaaatatgtaaaatataccaaaatgtctttTCATCTTAtagtcttaaacatgtcatgtaaaaagttgaaatttaagAGTTGCAAAAGAAAAAGACATTCCTTTCCAAACGGACTAAGAAAAAAAGTAAgactaaacaaattgaaacgagAGGGTCTATGTTTTTTAAAATACTAATTATGTATAATGATTAATTTCAAATTCAACAAATTAAGTTTTATTATAATCTTAAAActttgaatttgaattgaaaaataagtattattttcgattttctttttgaaatacTTGTAAATGGCAATTGCTGGGACACGTGGAAGAATGTAATGAAAAAACAAAGATAACAGACACGTGGCGCACAAATGATGAACCACGCCATTAAGCACTCATTGGTCTATGGAAGGTGTAATTGAAAGGTTGAAATTTCAGAAACTTCAAGTCGACTCCTGGCTATAAATAGCTGAACCAAATTAGAGGTCAGAATCACGCCACGTGTACTTAAATGCCACATAAGCATCCGACGTGGTTCCCTATTGGCTCGAAATTGATTCTGTTTAATATTTAGGGCatctttcaaatatttttcgcCAACCAATTACACAACAAACGCAGCCCTCCAAAAATTCTCTCTaactgaaaaaaataaaataaagacaaACACTGAGGAGTCGTTTGGTACGTGCTTACGAGGTAAGTTATTCGTGTATTAAATTCTGTATAAGTTATAACTTGTTTGTAAGCTCGTAAAGAAGTAGTATAAAGTTAATATTGTTTATGAGAACCCGCATAACAaaaacatgtataagttatacaGAAATTTATGTTGGatagaaaatagaataattAATACTCCATCTGTATCATTTTAAGTGTCTTGCTCCCCTTTTTTATCATATATCAAAAAGAGtatttatttctatatttagctTAGATGACATATTTATAACTActctctccgttcacttttatttatctattattttaaaaatagactTCTTGTTTCCTTTTAGCATATTAAAAGaagataatttatttatttttgttttacctatattattaattactcattttaaattatttttcaaatttaataaaaatatgtatcaattaatatgaatactccatttattattttttaaacaatatgaaaaattcaaaatgaacaaataaaagtgaacggagagagtataagattcaaaagttttttattttttaaatttcatgtctAATAAAATACACTTAAATTGGTGGAACACGCAATTAAGCACTCAATGGTCTATCGAAGGTGTAATTTGAAAGGCAGGAAATTCCAGAAACTTCGAGTCCACTCCTGGCTATAAATAGCCTAACCAATTTAGCGGTCAGAATCACTCCACGTGTAACTAAAAGCCACATAAGCATCCGATGTGGCATCCCTATTGGCTCGAAATTGATTCGGTTTTCCCTAATAAAACATTTAGGGCACCTTTCAAATATTTTCGCCAACCAATTACACAACAAACGCAGTCTTCCAAAAATTCTCTCTCTaactgaaaaaaagaaaaaacactaagGGGTCATTTGGCACTTGGTCACGAAGTAAgttatttatgtattaattCTGTGTAACACTTTGTTAGGAGGTAAGttcatatataaaattaatacttactccgttttaatttgtttgttttattatttttttagtccatttaaaaaagaatgttttttttttggcaactcaAATTATGTTTAAAATCACAAGagtaaaagatattttttacaTTTCACATATCTTTagtcaacaactacaacattcaaaactaTAACATTTAAAGTACCAAGTTAAAATCagggaaattttttgaaacaGAGTTAGTATAAAGTCATTACCGTATTTAGTATGTAATTTAGCAACCCGCATAACTACTAAATGTACTCTCactgtttaaatttatttatcttacttttcttttcatttcgtTTATAAAAgaatgtctttttttttgtcaactttttaatttcaatttttcacgTAAAATGTCATTTTGATACATTTTACCTATCTTTAGTTTAAGTCGACAaaatttaaatgtcttttttactttattaaactCCGTATCAAGTCAAAACcgaacaaacaaattgaaatggatagagtacatgaataattaaatcctgcataaaataatacataattttttgtactgagattttcatttttttttctttaactttaattttttgttgttgttgtttttggatTTTGTGTAGTTTTGTGGGAATGAATGGAATTGAAGGTGAAGGTGGAAGTGTGAAAATGGAGATAGtagagaaggaaaagaaagtgTATATGTGGGGTTATTTACCAGGAGCTATGCCACAAAGGTCACCTTTGTTGTCTCCAATTGTTGTTAGAGTTCCACAACAGGGCATTATTGCAGGAAATTACTCATGGAAAGATGTGTGTGGTGGTGGATGTGGATTTGCTATGGCTATTTCAGGTAATATTTCTTCCATTTTGGGttttattccaagtttaccaTATAGAaataggacccgtttggccacgagaattattcactttatttgaaaatcagcgtttggccataaagttgtatttggaatttggaaaacacttaAAACGCCGTTTtcacttttgtttcacttttaGTACattaaacaaccaaatattctttgtaaaactataaccaaacacaattccattttcagctccaacttcaaaaatttcaaataaagtgaaaaatatttggtttctatggccaaactgTACTTAGTATAATTTTTGATGTTGCATTTGCGATTGAGCATGTATTCGggatgctttctttttatgagGTAGTGTTCGCCTGTTCGGGCTAGCTTGCACACATTTTAgattaattttatgtggtaCCTACTGCCTCTTGCGAGCACCGGTACTGAATGGCTTTGCTCTCTAAGATTTGGGCAGATGAAAAGAAATCACCTACGGAGTAGTATTTTTCTGCTGGGATTGGAACTTGAGACTCATGGTTCTCGGGATATTTTGTTGAAAGAAATAGGACATTATAGTTAGTCATTTGGGTTAGCCGTTTAAAAGCAACACGTATCAAATGCTGAAAATGATTTAGTAAATAAGCAATATGTGTGTTTGAATAGAAGTGTTAGAAGTTGATAATGAGTGGTTCGCGTGTTTTGGTAAAATAGTTCTGATAAACATTCTTTTTATCAAAATGACATAAATGTCCTTgaaattatttacaaaaaaatattactgAAAAAATATCTTTACATTGACAAGGTGGAATGACAAAAATGAAATGCAGTGGGAGTTGGGGGTTTTATTTGGGAAAAGAGTATTCTGGGGATTACTAAAACTATTAGGAAGAAAATAGTAAAAAACTTGATTTTGGCTTATAGTGTTTATCAAACGTGTAGATAAGCCAAAAAGTGTTTATAAGTCTATCAAATCAGCTTATACGCTTACTCGAACTCCCTCTTAGTCATGGCTATTACTTGAGTAGAAGTAAGTTTTGAAACGGAAGCTTGGATCACTTTATAGAAACTGATTGTTCCTATCAAAACTTTCTTTAGTTTACAGTGAATTTCTGATACACTACTTCTATAGGAATTCTTGTTTGTGTACTTTGTATCAAGTCCTAAATTGGATTTGCAAGAGAGGGGTTTCTCAGATGGTAAGCACCCTCCACCTCCAACCCAAAGGTTGTGGGTTAAGAGTCACCAAGGGAGCGAATAGGGGGAGCTCCTGAGGGAGGGCTAAAAAAAAAGTCCTAAAATGGATTTCAAATAATCATTTCTACTGTTTCCCATCTTATTATATCTCTGCTACAATACTTACCTAAATTGCAATTACTATGCTGTTTTCTACTACTCTTTATCAGATTCTGGGAAGCTCATTACATGGGGTTCAACGGATGATTTAGGACAATGCTATGTGACATCAGGGAAACATGGGGTAACTCACTAAATCTGTTTACTCAGCTTAATGACTACTTATATGGGACACGTGAAGATTACCAGCAATTTCTTACTTTTGAAGGAAATTCCGGAGCCTTTTCCCCTTCCAGATGAAATTTCAATAGTAAAGGCCGCAGCGGGTTGGGCACATTGTGTTGCTGTTACAGGTATCCTAAGCAATGTTAATGTTCAATGGTGCCACTAATCTTTGAGCAACTCGAagcttgtatattttgtgactTGGGATAATATTCAAATGTGAGAGTAGTTCTACTTCAACATCCGTTATGTTCTCCTCCTTCACTGGATTTGGGTGCTCATAATTTTGCGAAGTTGACAAGATATAGGATTGACTATGTTACATCTTCCACATTGGCTGAAGCCTGAAGGGTTGGTTGTCTGTCACCTGTTGAGCTGGGTTTTGGGATTGACTAGGTGCAAAGCACATTTCTTATATTAGTGTCAAATCCATCCCTATTATCGTGTGTCCTGATGTTGGGCCCCaatattatgttatgttatcCATGCTCTGGTTGGCAGGCTCGGGTTGCGGGGTGTTAACTGTCCCACATTGGTTGAGGGATGAGTTGTTtgtctccttatatggtcttGACAATCGTCACCCCTTGAGCTGCCCTTGAGCTAACTTTTGGCGTctaatatttatataaatatgttttATAGGTCGTCTTTGTGTTTGTTTTCAATATCCCTCATTGTAATGTGTTTATGGACGCAAACCTTAAATGCAGAAACTGGAGAAGTTTATACATGGGGTTGGAAGGAATGCATTCCTTCTGGAAAGTTTCTTGGGGAGCCAGCAGCAGACAAGGAGGTAAGCGACGGGCAGAGTTCATTCCCCGGACAGCAAGGTATTTTTGGATTGGCTTCACTGTCAAAAAGAAGCACAATCTGTTATTACATTTTACAGAGTAATATTTTGAAGATTAACTTTATCACAGTAAGCCCTCACCCCCAGGGATCGAGATCCACGGTTGGAGCAGCATCTAGTGTAGAGACTAGAGGGGGAGAGGATGGTGGAAAACGCAGACGGGTATCGTCAGCTAAGCAACAAGCTGAAAGCTCATCCTCAGGCGATGAAGGTCTCTCAGCATTGCCATGTTTAGTTGGACTGAATCCAGGGGTGCGGATTGTCAGTGTAGCAGCTGGTGGGCGGCATACACTGGCATTATCAGGTAATTTTGTATGTCTTGGATAAACTTGCTTCAACACATCATACAATTGTCTTTAGGTTAaccttttaaaaacctttttgGGCTTTGGATTGATCCAAAAACAATTTGCGGAACCTAGTGTATATTCATAGAAGTTATTAGCCTGGAGCAGAATTTGTGTACATTGCCGTTTATGAATTGTATAATTACGCTgttaaagatttcaaagaaggataacattttcttttcttttttcatttagaTATAGGACAAGTGTGGGGTTGGGGCTATGGAGGGGAAGGACAGCTTGGTCTAGGCTCCAGGGTTCGAATGGTGTCCTCCCCACATCCTGTGCCGTGCATTGATTCTTCATCTTCGCGAAAGGACAGAGCTATGGGCCTTTCTCATGGATGTCCAGGATCAGACGGACAAGGCCTTAGAGTTCCTGGGAATTATGTCAAGAGAATTGCCTGTGGGGGACGACACAGTGCAGTAATTACAGGTTTGTATACTGGTTCTTGTGTAGGTAACTGGTTTATCAATCAGTTGGTTATACCTAACATTTCAGCACTTGCTTATTTCAATGAACATTGGTTATCACTTATG contains these protein-coding regions:
- the LOC132068322 gene encoding ultraviolet-B receptor UVR8 isoform X2, with protein sequence MNGIEGEGGSVKMEIVEKEKKVYMWGYLPGAMPQRSPLLSPIVVRVPQQGIIAGNYSWKDVCGGGCGFAMAISDSGKLITWGSTDDLGQCYVTSGKHGEIPEPFPLPDEISIVKAAAGWAHCVAVTETGEVYTWGWKECIPSGKFLGEPAADKEGSRSTVGAASSVETRGGEDGGKRRRVSSAKQQAESSSSGDEGLSALPCLVGLNPGVRIVSVAAGGRHTLALSDIGQVWGWGYGGEGQLGLGSRVRMVSSPHPVPCIDSSSSRKDRAMGLSHGCPGSDGQGLRVPGNYVKRIACGGRHSAVITDAGALLTFGWGLYGQCGQGSTDDELSPMCVSSLLGIGIESVAAGLWHTVCVSADGDVYAFGGNQFGQLGTGAEQAETLPRLLEAPSLENIHVKVVSCGARHTAIFTGDSKVFCWGWNKYGQLGLGDVIDRNIPSQVSIDGHVPTNVACGWWHTLLLAESPT
- the LOC132068322 gene encoding ultraviolet-B receptor UVR8 isoform X1, whose protein sequence is MNGIEGEGGSVKMEIVEKEKKVYMWGYLPGAMPQRSPLLSPIVVRVPQQGIIAGNYSWKDVCGGGCGFAMAISDSGKLITWGSTDDLGQCYVTSGKHGEIPEPFPLPDEISIVKAAAGWAHCVAVTETGEVYTWGWKECIPSGKFLGEPAADKEVSDGQSSFPGQQVSPHPQGSRSTVGAASSVETRGGEDGGKRRRVSSAKQQAESSSSGDEGLSALPCLVGLNPGVRIVSVAAGGRHTLALSDIGQVWGWGYGGEGQLGLGSRVRMVSSPHPVPCIDSSSSRKDRAMGLSHGCPGSDGQGLRVPGNYVKRIACGGRHSAVITDAGALLTFGWGLYGQCGQGSTDDELSPMCVSSLLGIGIESVAAGLWHTVCVSADGDVYAFGGNQFGQLGTGAEQAETLPRLLEAPSLENIHVKVVSCGARHTAIFTGDSKVFCWGWNKYGQLGLGDVIDRNIPSQVSIDGHVPTNVACGWWHTLLLAESPT